Genomic DNA from Podospora pseudoanserina strain CBS 124.78 chromosome 4, whole genome shotgun sequence:
TACATCATTCCCATCATGTCATAAGACCATGAGAGGCACGGCagggggttggaggcgcGGTTccatgttgttgttgaagcagGTTTGGTGCCCAAACCTGAAGTACGCCCGGATCCTTGAGTGGTGAAATCTCATCAGACCGTCGATCGAAGTCCCTGGTCGTCGGTACCTGTCTATGGTGTCGTGAACGGGTGTAAGTCGATGTCGGTAATATGCCGACCACTGGGGCCAGGGTCTCTGACTAGGTACACCTTCTGAGTGGTCCATCACCTTTTGTAGAGGCACCACTTGAGATTTGCGGCACATGCAGCATCTCTTGGCAGTGCTTAGCAGCCTCTCGTCGGGCTCTGGTTGGCGGGTGCTCTTTTGTGAAGTGGGTCAGTAGCCATCTGACGTGTTATGGGTATTGCCCAAACTCGGTTGTGTAACTTGACATCTGAAATGGAAGGAAGCGAGGCTTTCTGCACAATGGAAGCATTCAGTCGCCTTGTTCAGAGGAGCGCGGCCCGCGCTGTACCTGCAGGCTTAATACCGAACCTCTCCGCGACACTCCCCTACCCTCTCCGATTCTCAACCTCGAAAAGACACAACAGTCATCAATGAACATCAACGAACTCCTTCCCCAGTCCGAGGACGCAAAGTTCCGTAGTGTCCCCTACGAGCAACGCTGGGAATGTCTAAGACATGTCATCGTCGCTCTTTACCTTGAGGCGCGCAACAATGATGGCAAGTCCTTGACTATTGCCCAAGTGGCTGAGTTCATGCAAGACAATTACGATTTCCGTGGCCTGTCAGtacttctcccccctccgaTAGGTGCAATGATACTCATGTTTTTCTTACTTCTAACCTCTCTATGTTACAGAGTACACCAATATCGGGCACGGTTCAGAAAATGGGATGTTCGCAAACGAACTTTCACCAgcgaaaagaaagagatcaCGACAGCTCTCGGAAAGCGCTCCCACTCTCTGGTCAGCACCTCAGACGTGAAGTTTATCAATGGCAGGGGTGTCGACAAAAAGCAGCTGAAAAGATACCTGGGTGATCAAATCCGCGATCTGTACCCGAATGGAACGGTGTCCATAGCACCAGGGGTGTAGGTCATCCATCAACAACTCTGTGCGTGGAGATCATTACTGATCATCAGCTACAGATTGACATCATGGAACCTACCCTACGTGGCATATGTCAAGGCGTCTGGCAAATGCCATGATCAGGCATCTCCATTCGGCACTGCTGGCACCACCCCTCCTTACCTCAACATTCCCAGCCCGGGAGCTGCATCGTCTGCGCATCAAACATCGGACCCAtcgccaacaaccaaactcGTACATCATAAAAGAGCTCTGGATCGCTCTAGTCTCCTTTTACAGGGGCGCCACAGGGAGCTGTTAACCATCTCTAGCAGAGAAGACCGAATGTAAGATTCGCTTTTGTCGTCCAATGGTAACAATGCCTAGCATTCTAACCAATTCCAGCACCTTGACAGACTACTTCCACGACTTCTATATGTACTCGTTTGTCACTGCAAAATATTGGGGCAAAGGGCCAAGGCGCTGGACGCCTGCAGTGATATCTGCGCTTACACTTGGCTCATCTGATGCTTCCGGTCCGATGGACATCACTGCTATGTCGCCGCCATCCGGGCCACTTCAGAGGAGGCTGGAGGCACTGCAAGCGCCATCCCAACTTTGTCGCTGGTTGATATATGTCCCGCCCATAAACTATAAGCACATCCCCGACATTCCTGACTCGAATCCTGACGCTGAGCGAGACGACCTCGATCCCAACAGCCTCAACTTCTGGCAGGAATGGCCATCGGATCCTGGTTCCTCATATACCGAGGTTATACATGAGTCGATCACCCATGGCTCCTTTTCCCGCATTCCATCCGACAcactccccctttccactcAATTGATCACAGAATCTGTGCGGCAGCATTCAAAGGCAGTCGAATTGGATGCTTGGAAAATGGCAATCATGTCTGGCAATGTTGAGCTGTTGGTCACTCTCtgggaaaaagaggaggcGTTACCAGAAAAGATTGCTGATATCCACCCAATCCACCTCGCTGCTACCTTCTTGGACGGCGCAAACACCGGCTGCTGTATGATCGCTGAGCTAATCTCAATGTTACCTTGGATGTACCTTCGAAACTACCCCCTAGACGATCTGgaccacaccctcctcgacaaaTTCATGATCAACATTCTTCGCTCACACACCAGTGTCTACCCTGAGGAAGTCAGCAATGCCTTTAACCCACCGCATCGATTTCcgggggaagaaaagaacaactGCGGAAGATGGGACGCTGATTCTCCTGTCATCCGAGCCCTCTTCTGCAGCGGATACTCCCGAATCCCGAATGACTGGAAGCACGCATTCTGCCATACCGCCATACAAGCAATATGCCACAGTAGCATCGCAATATACGGGTCACCATTGTCCCCAGATATCAATGCTCTTAGTGGCCTGTTTGTCCGACGTTGTGGGCACTGTGGGTTGCAACTAAAACTTGGACCGCTTCATGCTCTTGTCGTTGTGACCTTCTACCTTGCGCATCGGGGAATGTCAGGAGAGACACTATTTGGACCTCTTGCAATTTTGGTCTGTCTGATGAGTATTGGGGCTGATCCGCTACTGAAGACGAACATGTCTGTGGAAGACATCCTGGGAACAGCCGAACCAGACCGATGTCATCATAGGCCACTAGATGCGTTGGATTTAATGGAAGCAGTCCCGGTGTCCCTCCAACAAACTTAGACATCAAAGTGCCACACTGGCTGGCTCTGCATCACGGAGATTTTCCGGATGCATCGCGACCGGGAAAACGATCACCAGCCAACGCCACGAAGGACCTCTGTTGGAAGCTTGATGCAAGGACAGCTCGACGAAAATCATTACAACGCCGCCAACAGTCAAAATGTATCATATTTCGATGCAAGTTTTGATCAAGACTTTCATCACCCATTTCTTGATGATTTCGAAGCAGCTAGTCCAACTTcacatcaacaccccacCGCAGCTGTCGACGACAGCTCCGAGTCCGATGAGGAATCGATATCTGAGCCCCATCACCCAGTTTGTCAGCTAGAGGAGCACATTATCGGAGCAGAGTTGCACGACGAATGGCTTAAGTGGCCCCGACCAAAACCCAAGCTGGCCCTCCTCTGGGCGACTATCCAAGCCGAGCTGCTCACCTACCGCCGCATTAAAATCGGGGATGGCTGGATGTCAGAGAACTTTTCGATGACTGCTCTAAACGACTGGTTGGAAGGAAAATCTGCCACGTTCAAAACACCGTTAGTGGAAAGGGACATGCTGAAAGAGTATTCGACGTGTTGCGGATGGTTCTTGTGTGCGGGATTCCCCACACCTACTGCCGGAGATGTCTGCGAAACGCATTTCATGAACATGGATATCTACGATAGAACCACATTCCACCCACAACAGGATATCAGAGTAAATTGGATGGATATGGCGATGGAAGAGGAATCATAGATTTGGTGCGCGACTTGGGACAATCACACTGGTTAATGGTAACTGCACTTaaacccccaatccccacAAGGCCGGCGCCGCTGTCTAGGTCTTAGACTTACTCTTGGCTAACTGTACATACCTTAAGTAGACGTCATTTGTTCTCTTCCTTCAAAGTGACATTAAGACTGTGATAAAGATGGAAGGCACATGGTATCCGAACCTTCACAAACAAGGAAGGTTTGCGGGATGTTTACTGGCAATACTATTTTCTGGTCTCTACCTACATATCCTCCATATTGATGCTTCAGACTTCAGTCTCAATCCCTTGCTCTTTCTCGCTATGATCCACAAGACCCTTAACTTTGCTCTTTCCATCCTTGACCTTGTCCATCATCCAATCCACCGACCTGGCCGCTTTCCATTGCATGACGCCTCTGTGCTTCCGGTGGAGCTGCTTGTGGTGTCTCTTGTAGTCTTGAAGCTGAGAGATTGGCCCTCGCTTCCCATCATCGCTGCTTCCATCCTTACCATCAACCAAATCAGATGCTCGCTTTTTGATCTTTGTTTTGGCCTTCTTGACAGGCTTGGTAGGGTTTCCGTTCATCGGcccttcatcctcgtctgATGAGTACTCAGTGGTGCTGTCCTGACCGGCTTTCAGAAGCATCTTTCgcttctcagcctcctcgTGCGAGCCCCGCTTTCGCAGTGTGCCTTGACCATCAGAGTAGTCAGATGATGACTCCGTATCTGTTTCCGAGGAGGACTCAGTTTCTGAACCCGAATTATCGTAATAATCAATCATCTTCTCATCATTCACCGTGTCCAAGACCTCCAGAACGCTCCTGATACTAGACGATTTGTTGCCTGACTTTCCTCTAAGATGCTTGTGATACCCACTCAATCCTCTCCAGAACCTGACTGTCAGCTCTACTTCGCTTAAAGGctcttcgccctcctccgctccctcATAGTCGGCACATCCTCTGTCACGTTTCAACTGCTTTTTACCACCCCTCCATACTTTCAATTTGACGCTCGTATTCTCCTCATCCGGGATGTCGCCCAGCCACAGAACAGCTAAGGCAACTGCATCCTCGCCCATGACTTTAGTCGTATCCCTAAACTTAATCACCAACGAAGTTGCGTACCGGTTCGAGACACCTAAGAAGATATTCTCCttactcctcctcttcggtctCCATGCGTCGATCTCGGAGGAAAAGTGCATTTTCTCTTTACTAACCTTCGTCTTAAGCTTGACCTTGTTccacttcttcttgagcCCTTCGTCCAGACCAGCTGCTGCCTTGATAGGCGCTTTCACCTCCAAAGTCCCATACTCCTATCCGGTACTAATCTCCTTAACCATGTTCAGCTTCACGCTCCTCTAGACCATGCTTACTCTCACCCGCCCGTAACCGATTCCGCCAGCGAGGGGCCACGTTCCTATAACTTAACTCCTCTCAGCAAAGACCTTTCTCAATGGCAGATAGACCACCCCCAGAAGAGGATCGTTTTCGCCTTCTCGGCTGTCCCGGACAGAAATCATTACTTCTGCGCTATTCCAGTCCCTGACAAACCGCTCCGTGCCGGCATTGAAGAAGGGGTGCGCGTTTTTCGGCTTTGTCCGTGTCCGGTACACCTGTGCGTGGTTGAGGATGACAGTGCAGTATCTGTCTGGGGCATCGCTGTCTCTagcccccccttcttcctcgatTTGGCTTCCGCCGGCATTCGAATTAGCCGAACGATTACGGTTGAGCTTCGCTACCTCCAGTCCTATAATATTATGAATCTAAATGCTAAAGATTCTACTTGGGAGTCCCTATAGAGAAGGGGCAGAGATAATTATTatgtcctccttctcctttaGATCCTGGACTTCTTATTGGGCCAGCTCGTCCGTTCCTTCGGAGCCGGTATCGAGCGCCTCTCTTAGCTTATACCTCGTCTACTCTAAACTCTTTTTCCTAAGATCCTCGATAGTTCTAACTAACGGGTTAAAGGTTTGTCGATTAAGCTGGTATTGTTAGATATATACTTTGGAGAAGTACCCTACCGACCACTTCAGATAACCCGGTAGTTTATCGTTAGGGTCGTCGGCATACAGATCGTCCTCCCTCTAACACATTCGATTTCTCGTATCATAGCCGTGCATTAGCTCCTTAAGACTTACTTCCGTCCTCTCTAAGTCGTTATTAGCCGTGTGCTTGTCCGAATCCCAGAGTTAAATTCTGAGCGCCTCCTCGGCGTTGATCTCATTTAGTGATACCAAAATAAATATCCACTTATTCCAGTTCGGTGCTTAATCGCTCTTAATAATCTTGGTGTAGCCAACTGGCTTCCCGAATTTACCCCAAGAAACGGAGATATATAAATCGCTCGACCCAGGCTTCAAAACACCCAAGCCACCGTCACCTTCCTTGAATCCCCTTGCTCGATCGATATGCACCGCGACAACACCCCTCGAAATAGTATCCTTCTTGAAGTCGTCCCCGACTAGCATATCTTTGAGGTTTAGTGTCAGTGATTTAGGCGCGACGTATTCGGCTAATGCCGTATCTATGGCCGACTGCACGAACCCTGAAATCAGAGGCACGTTTATTAGATTTAGGTTATGCTTTGAAAGTGGTACGTAAGAAATGTCGGCTCTCGGCTGCCCCAAAAAGGTGAGGGTGCAGAGCTTAAAGAAAGGGGGGTCGGGGGTGAGCTGCAGTCTTAGCCTCATTACTCCGACTAATCCCTTAAGTTCCACCTAGACGGGGACCGCCAGTCCGCTAGGGAGATAGAATTTGAGGTATAGATGTTCATCATGGGGCAGAGACGCTAAGGcggaagaaggcgaggctTTGAGGATGAAAGAATAAAGATGTGGGGGCTCTGATGGATAAAGGGCTGGCAATATTGGCTGGGACTGTGGATTCTTCATTTATGATGGTAACCAGGTAGGTATAATGAGGGCTGGACCTCCAATATGGACCGGGGGTTTGACAAGTGATGGGACATGCCTTGACTCCCAGGCTGTATTAAAGGCATGATCCAACTTAGTGAATTAACCTACCTATTCAAAGCACATTAACTTTCTTCTGAGGCCTTGTCGTCCGTCCTGTGCTATGGTCTGGTCTTTGGGCCGGTCGGCTGCAAAAAAGATCGACGCTATGTGAGGCCCGGTGATGACATCTGCAGCCATCTCTTCTCTCATTGCATGATTTCCGTGGGCTCTTCTCAATTCTTTGACAGCTCCTGTTGGCAAATCCTTACTGGTGGCTGTcacgatgaagatggtgtgTTGTTTCTCATAATGGCCACGCAGAAATAGTACTCTCTTTCACGCTTTTGGACAACTTGGAAAGCCACAGTATTTTCCACCTTGTGATTGTTTGACAGCGCCACCTGACTGGCTGCACAACGAAGCGGCCTTGTTTCACTGACAAGAGACTCCGTGGAGAAACGTGCAGACGGATGCAATGCTGTCACACCAGAGTATCACTGCCATCACCGGTTGAGAGCTCAGTTCCCCACGGATAGCTTCCAAAAGAGTCATGAAGCCTTGTTTCAAATGACCCTTTTTTGTCTCTGATTCTGTCTGTGCCCAATGTTGGCTGCGTGGCAGCTTTAACACCAAGACGCGGGGTCTGGTCTCAGTCTTGTATAAAATTCCTGATGATCATCCGTATTATTGTGACACAAGCGCCGGTGTAACCCCCGTGGTGGCGCATGCCGTGGACGATTTACTGCCGGTTCTAGACTTTACCCAGCCTTCGGAAGTGGCTTACCACCCGCGCCAATGCGAGGTGTGCTTCTTCACATTATCGGTCGTACTCAGCCCAAATACGACGGAAgatctccccctccctctggcCCCTTCTCTTGTCGGTGTGGGCAGGGCTTTCTGGTCATTCCATAGGTAGTTCGGCATATCGTGCAGTTTCAGCTCATACCAGGCCAATCGATCATTGGACGCTGTTCGTCACGGCAGACTCCGAGTACGTCTGTTGCATATGAACCCGGGAGGGCGGTCCGCTGATTTCCCTCGGTGGCCCCGGTCGCCTTTAGTATGTGGTAATATGTTCCTGCTTTGCCCGCCCTTAACCCCCCGGACTCGACTGAACTTGCAACTGGTTTCGTTTCTTCCCTTCTCGTCATATTCCTTTTTACCCTCTGTTTACATGCTCATCCGATACCTCGCCGAGGAAGCCCGCTTTCATTCGGGCCGATGCCGACATGGCTGTGTATAACCCAAACATCTCCAACGGCACCTGCTATTACACGGAGGACACCCCGACAAAGGGGGATTTTATCCCATGTGGTAACGAGGCGCTCCAAGTATGGCCATGCTGCCACACGGGCAGTTTTTGTCTATCGCTAGGTGAAGCCAATGCCTGCTGGGACAAGACCTGTATGTCATCTCTTTTGTCcgtctctcctctcctctcccctcccctcccctttaCTACTgacacaaaacaaaaaccagcCGGAAACACCTACGTGGCAGGCTGCACcgacccctccttcaccgacCCCAACTGCCTCTACAAGCGCGACCCCTTCCACTCCCAAGAATGGGTCGCCATCAACCAAGCCTGCAAAAACCTCAACGCCGCCTCCAGCCCCGACACGACCAACTGGACCGGCTGCAAGGTCCCCGACAACTCCACCGAACTGGTGAAGCTCTCCCTCGACGCCTGCACCCCCTATTGCAACAAAGACCAGATCCTCTAccccggctcctcctccctcgccgcctaCGCCAGCCTACCCACCATCCCGGGGTCGTCCATCTTCTGGCAAAACAACTACGTGCCCCCCACCGCGCCAGCAGCGGGGTACACCCCCGGCAAAACCCGCGGCGTCGTCCCAACCTACACGGGTAaatcgtccacctcctcctccgccgcctctccCGAATCGGGAGGTCTCTCCCCCGGAGCCAAAGCGGGGATCGGCGTCGGCGCAGCGATAGGTggtatcctcctcctgttgATCCTAGGCTGGGCAATCGTCCTCTGCCGCCGCAAGCGTCGGAGACAAAAGGAGTTGGAGATTGGGCATTATAACAGTATCCATGGCGGTGGGCATCACCctgggatggtgggtgtgggtTCTCCCGGTGGCTTCAGCCAAAGCCATTACTCACAGCAGGATGCCATGACTGTCAGCTCGGCGACGGCTGTGCACCCGagtccgccgccgccgtttAACAGTGGTTTGTATTATGCGCATAATGCTGCTCCTGGGGAGTTACCCGGAACGACGGTGGGTGGGGGGCAGAGCCCGGGGCAAAAGAGCGAGTTGCCGGCTGATGAGAGGTTTTCGGTGCAGTTGCCTACCTAGTTTAGGGTCGGGGGTTagcgggaaggggagggagaaggagaaaagaTATATACAAGAAGGATCTTTCTTGGTTGGGAAGAGTAACTTTTGTGACTGTCTGTACAACTATAAAGAAGCTAAACTGATTGCAGACAATCAGACTTGGAACCACATTTCAGGTAtgtttgttgatgctgacgtCGGCCCTTTTTTGCGGACAGGTGAAGAAaactggtggtgggagtggagATTGAGACATGGAAGCTGTTGCAGCAGCTGAAAGTCTCGAGCTGGTTACCCAAAGCATTTGTAGGCGCATAAACCATTTGTTCGAGATCGATACCCAATCAATCTGTGGACCTGTCTCCAGAATTTCCTACGGCATGTTTTTGTAGAGTCATCATTCTTATTGAGAGATGCCTTTCGAGGCTACTAAACAAGATCCAAACCTGATCATAACTAAGCAGAGTCCCCCCTACACACACAACAATCCATTATCCCAGGGTATCACACATTTCCAC
This window encodes:
- a CDS encoding hypothetical protein (EggNog:ENOG503PSI7), coding for MAVIISYRLTSWNLPYVAYVKASGKCHDQASPFGTAGTTPPYLNIPSPGAASSAHQTSDPSPTTKLVHHKRALDRSSLLLQGRHRELLTISSREDRITLTDYFHDFYMYSFVTAKYWGKGPRRWTPAVISALTLGSSDRRLEALQAPSQLCRWLIYVPPINYKHIPDIPDSNPDAERDDLDPNSLNFWQEWPSDPGSSYTEVIHESITHGSFSRIPSDTLPLSTQLITESVRQHSKAVELDAWKMAIMSGNVELLVTLWEKEEALPEKIADIHPIHLAATFLDGANTGCCMIAELISMLPWMYLRNYPLDDLDHTLLDKFMINILRSHTSVYPEEVSNAFNPPHRFPGEEKNNCGRWDADSPVIRALFCSGYSRIPNDWKHAFCHTAIQAICHSSIAIYGSPLSPDINALSGLFVRRCGHCGLQLKLGPLHALVVVTFYLAHRGMSGETLFGPLAILVCLMSIGADPLLKTNMSVEDILGTAEPDRCHHRPLDALDLMEAVPVSLQQT
- a CDS encoding hypothetical protein (EggNog:ENOG503NZ5N; COG:S), with amino-acid sequence MYHISMQVLIKTFITHFLMISKQLVQLHINTPPQLSTTAPSPMRNRYLSPITQFLEEHIIGAELHDEWLKWPRPKPKLALLWATIQAELLTYRRIKIGDGWMSENFSMTALNDWLEGKSATFKTPLVERDMLKEYSTCCGWFLCAGFPTPTAGDVCETHFMNMDIYDRTTFHPQQDIRVNWMDMAMEEES
- a CDS encoding hypothetical protein (EggNog:ENOG503P7T8) — translated: MAVYNPNISNGTCYYTEDTPTKGDFIPCGNEALQVWPCCHTGSFCLSLGEANACWDKTSGNTYVAGCTDPSFTDPNCLYKRDPFHSQEWVAINQACKNLNAASSPDTTNWTGCKVPDNSTELVKLSLDACTPYCNKDQILYPGSSSLAAYASLPTIPGSSIFWQNNYVPPTAPAAGYTPGKTRGVVPTYTGKSSTSSSAASPESGGLSPGAKAGIGVGAAIGGILLLLILGWAIVLCRRKRRRQKELEIGHYNSIHGGGHHPGMVGVGSPGGFSQSHYSQQDAMTVSSATAVHPSPPPPFNSGLYYAHNAAPGELPGTTVGGGQSPGQKSELPADERFSVQLPT